The DNA region TGTATTAAAGAGCTTATCCGGTATTAGCACCGGTTTCCCGGTGTTATCCCAGTCTTTTGGGCAGGTTATCCACGCGTTACTCACCCGTCCGCCACTAGGTATACTCATGTCCATCCCGAAGGATTTCTATGAGCAACCCCGTTCGACTTGCATGTGTTAAGCATGCCGCCAGCGTTCGTCCTGAGCCAGGATCAAACTCTCCATAAAAAGTTTATATAAAGAGTTTAATCTCTTTCTCACTTATCAATCGTTTTACTCACGCTTGACGAGGTGTTTCTATTTAAAAAACCATTGTCACTGTTCAGTTTTCAAAGACCGTTTTTTGCTGGCGATTTTATTTTACGCCGACAAGAACTTATTCTATCAGATTTCTTACTATTTGGCAAGTGGTAATTGTTTCCCAACTTGCTTTCTTTTTAAATGCCGGTTTTGCGCCGGCAAGAAATAATTATATCAAACTTTCCTTCTCTGTTCAAGTGGAAATTGTTTCCCACTTGCTTGCTGTTTTTTCCACCGCTTTCTGCGGCGCAAGATATAGTTTGCCATAACTATGAATCTATATCAAGAGGAAATTTGGACCAGTTCCTTCTTTCTACATATGCCTACCTCTTATTTAGTTGCAAAAACTCCTTCAGCCGTCATTTTCACATAGTATTATATTTTCTTTATTTAGCTTGACCATTCCAGGTCATTAACTGTTTTAACTCTAACAATGTCTTTGTTTTATTAACCTGTTCTCTAAAGCGTGCTGCGCCGGGCATTCCCTTTGCGTACCAAGCTACATGCTTTCTCATTTCCCACAGGGCTGATTCCCCCTTGTCTTCAATCATTAACTCCAAATGATACAGGGCCATAGCCATTTTTTCAGTTACATCAGGGCCGGGAGAAAAAGTTCCGGATTGCATGAAGTCCACCACTTGATTAAAAATCCAAGGGTATCCCAATGCCGCCCTGCCAATCATCACAGCATCACACCCGGTGTCATCAATCATTTTTTTCGCGTCTTGAGGGGTACAGATATCACCGTTACCGATAACAGGTATCGAAACAGCTTTTTTGACATCTTTGATAATACTCCAATCTGCATGCCCGCCGTAAAACTGTTCCCTGGTCCTACCATGCACGGCAACCCCACTGGCGCCGGATTTTTCAACTGCAATGGCAACCTCTACGGCATTAACGTTTTCTTCATTCCACCCTTTTCGTATCTTAACCGTAACCGGCAAATCCACGGCCAGAACCACGGCACGGACTATTTCCGCCGCCAGGGAAGGGCTCTTCATTAAAGCCGCTCCTTCCCCATTTTTCACTATCTTTGGCGTAGGACAACCCATGTTGAGGTCAATTATGGCTGCACCGCGCTTAGCTACAACTTTTGCTGCCTCAGCCATAATTTGCGGACTATTGCCGAAAATCTGAACACTCACCGGCCATTTTTCGTCCACCGAGTTTAACAACCGCCAGGTCTTTACATTGTTATGCACCAGTGCTTGGGCGTTAATCATTTCAGTATAAACCAGGGCACAACCTGCTTTTTGAGCCAGAATACGAAAAGCCCGGTCAGTCACTCCGGCCATAGGGGCGGCGACCACCGGGTTTTTAAGGGTTACGCTTCCTATATGCACATTCACTGCGAGCCTCCATGATGCTAATATTTATTTCTTTCATAAACTATTCTTAGTCCCGTAAGCGTTAACATCTGATCAACCTTATTTATGGTGTTGGATGCGGTAAAAATCAGATCTGCTAATCCTCCGGTGGCAATTACAGTGGGTTCAGACTTCATTTCGGTCTTCATGCGCCTCACTATTTCATCAACCTGCCCCACAAACCCATAAAAAATACCTGATTGCATACTGTTTACAGTGGTTTTCCCGATTACAGACGGTGGTTTAGAGATTTCTACGCGCGGTAGCTTGGCAGCACGAGAAAAGAGCGCCTCGGTGGAAATACCCATTCCAGGGGCAATGGCACCCCCTAAATACTCACCCCGGGCAGAAATAGCACAGAATGTGGTGGCTGTGCCAAAATCAACGATAATCAGGGGACCACCGTAGGTTTCATAGCAGGCAACAGCATTGACAATTCTATCTGCCCCAACTTCCCTGGGATTTTCATATTTAATAGGCATGCCGGTTTTTATACCGGGTCCCACCAAAACCGGCTGCAAGTCAAAGTACTTCTTACACATCTGCTCCAGCGAAAAATTAAGCGGTGGTACCACTGAGGATATAACCACGGCATCTATTTGAGCGAATGACAACTCCTGGGATGCAAATAAGTCCCGCAGAAGCATTCCGTACTCGTCTGCCGTCCGGTTGCGGGCGGTGGACAACCGCCAATCAACTACTAACTCCGAATTCTTAAAGATACCTAGTACCGTATTAGTATTACCGACATCAAACACTAGCAGCATAGTTATCCCTGCTTTCCCGAGATCATCATTTCAATTTTACCAGACCGCTTCCCTGGGTGCAACTTGTTTAACTCCCACTTTCCTGCATATTATAACTGTCTGGAAATAAACGTCTTTGTACTGCCCTGGCCAATCCGGCAGCAATAACAGCTTTCATTATATCCCACAGTACGAAGGGAATAAATCCAATTTGCAATACTGTCATTACCGGGAAAGACTGTCCCATGTAAAAATTAAGTATCAGGTACAGGTACGGCAGTCCAACAATATACAATACAGCTGTTCCTGCCAGGGTACCGGCCACATAACGTGCTATCCCCGGAGCATTGCTCCCGTGAACAACCCGGCCGGTTACATAAGCGGCCGGAATAAATCCCATAATAAAACCAAAGGTTGGCTTTATTACATAGGCAGGGGTCCCAAAAGGAGCTGTTTCGAATACAGGCACACCAACAAGCCCTATCAGCATGTATAAAAACATACTTAAAGCGGCAAGACGAGGGCCGAGAATGCACCCCGCCAAAACTACAACGAAGGGAACGATACTGAAAGGTACTAAGGCAGCACCAAGCCATCTAAACACTATCGCTCCAGCTGCCGCCAACGCAGCAAACATGGAAACCAACACCATATCCCGAGCAGAAAGATTCTTCATTGGATTACCTCCTTAAAAATTAACTGTTAACCATAGTTATGTACGAGGTTTACGATTTAAGCATAAATAAAGCCTTCTATTTTTTCCCTCGCAAACTAACCTCTCCGGCCAGAAATCGTTTGCAATTGCCGTCATTTAGCCTTACCACCAGTGCTCCGGTCTCATCCACGTCTTCCGCTACACCTTCCACGACCTCCTTTAATGTAGAGACTTGCACCCTTTGCCCCAGAGTGACATTCCATTGTTTCCACTTTTCTAATATGGCATTGAAACCACTGCTAATCCATATTTGATACCAACAATCCATCTGACGAAGAATAGCCTGCAGGAGTTGTACGCGATTAATTTTTCTACCGGTTTCCATGGCGATTGAAGTTATAACACCCTGGAGCTCTCGAGGAATGTCTTCCTGGTAAATGTTAACATTTAGGCCAATGCCGATGACAATATGCTGGATACGCTCCATATCAGCATTCATCTCGGTTAAAATACCGCAAAGTTTTCCCTTACCGGCTAATAAATCATTAGGCCATTTTATACCCGGCACCAAACCGGTTTGTTCATTAATGGCCGCAGCTACAGCTACAGCTGCCACCAAGGTTATTTGCGGCACATCTACCGGGTTTATTTGGGGCCTCACTACTATACTAAACCAGAGTCCCCTGCCCCGGGGAGAAAACCACCCGCGGCCAAGCCGCCCCTTACCTACTCCTTGTTCTTCGGCTATATATACGGCTCCATCAGGGGCCCCTTCCCGGGCCCACTCCTTAGCGTTTTCATTGGTTGACACTACACCGGCAGAATACCTAACTTCGCTTCCCATTACGGACGTTTCTAAATCAGTCTGTACTTCTTCAGGATAAAGCCGGTCGGGAACTGAAACTAACCTATAACCGGCATTAGACCGGGCTTCAATTACATAATCCATCTTACGCAGGGCTTCCATATGCTTCCATACTGCAGTACGGGATACACCTAACTGCCGGCAAATTTGTTCCCCGGAGATATAATGATCACCATTATTTTTTAATAATTGAAGTAAATCAGTACGTAACGTCATATTAATCCCCTTAGTAACAACTTATTACATAATATATGGGAGCACCTAGACTGTCAACCTTAAACTTAACAATGGTTAACATTCTTCTCCGTGGATTTCCTCTTTTATTACCTCGGTAATATTATTCTGCTCGTCAACAAGCACAACGGTGGGGAGAAAATCAACCGCTTCCTGTTGATCCATCATGGCATAGGAGATAATAATTACGCTATCCCCCGGCTGAACCAGACGGGCAGCAGCCCCGTTGAGACAAATAACACCGGAACCGCGAGGTCCTTTTATGGTGTAAGTCTCTAAACGTGCACCGTTGTTATTATTTACGATTTGCACCTTTTCGTTGGGTAATATGCCGGCTGCTTCCAACAGATCTGCATCTATGGTTATACTCCCCACATAGTTTAGATTCGCCTCCGTTACCGTAGCACGGTGAACCTTGGACTTAAACATAGTTACAAACATTCGTCATACCTCCACTATGGTGTTATCTATCAAACGAGTTTTACCAAATCGCACGGCCAGAGCGATTAAGACCTGACCATGTAAAACCTGAATAGGTTCTAAATTAGGGATACTTAATATTTCAACATAATCAATGTCTGCCATGGACTCTGATTTAATTTTTTCGGTGATTTGCTTACGCAGAGTCAACGCATCGGTTTCACCATTATTAACTGCATGTTCCGCACCTTGAAGACTGCGGGACAATACAGTGGCAGTCTTACGTTCAGCGGTGCTTAAATAAACGTTCCTTGAACTCATAGCCAACCCGTCATCTTCACGCACGATGGGAGCATTAACAATTTCTACGTTCATGTTTAAATCTCTAACCATTTGTTTAATTACCATCACTTGCTGTGCATCTTTCTGGCCAAAATATGCTCTGTCCGGCTCTACCAAATGGAAAAGCTTGTTCACTACCGTAGCCACTCCCCTAAAATGACCGGGTCTTGAACGGCCACACAAGGGAGTAGTTATTTCCCCCACCTCAACATACGTTTGGTATCCCGGTGGATACATTTCCTCGGGCTCAGGCGAGAAAATAACATCTACCCCTTCTCGGGAGGCCATGTCAACATCACGCTCAAAATCCTTGGGGTAAGCCAAAAGGTCTTCACCTGGCCCGAACTGAGTGGGGTTCACAAAAAGACTCACCACCACTATTTGGCATTCCTGCCGGGCCAAGCGCATCAGAGAGAGATGTCCTTGGTGAAAATAACCCATTGTAGGCACCAATCCAATTGTATTACCGGAAGACTTGGCGGAACGCACAAAAGACTTAATCTCCCCGATACTGCGGCATACTTTCACTTGCATCTCCCCCATCCTATACACACACGTTTTAATATAACTTTTTTATTACCTCTTCGTCCATACCAAACTGGTGCTCGCCGGCGGGAAATGACTTTTCCTCAACCTCCTGCCTAAAGGTTTGCATGGCTCCCTTAATATCTTCACGGACATTGATATACCGTTTCGCAAACTTGGGGCTAAATCCCCCCACCAAACCTATTAAATCATGAGCAACAAGTACTTGGCCGTCACAATCGGCTCCAGCCCCTATTCCTATAGTGGCAATCCCCAGCTTAGAAGTAATAAGTTTAGCTAAAGGCGAGGGCACACATTCCAGCACCAAGGAGAAAGCCCCTGCCTCCTCTACCGCCCTGGCATCTGCCAGCAGTTTTTGCGCTGCCTTTTCATCTTTGCCCTGCACCTTATATCCACCCATTTGGTGGACAGACTGAGGGGTAAGCCCTAAGTGACCCATAACCGGAATACCGGCATCAGTAATGGCTTTTATTGTACCTGCCACTTCCTGCCCGCCTTCCAACTTAACGGCCTGGGCACCGGCCTCCTGCATCAGCCGCCCGGCATTACGAATAGCGTCAGCAGTGGAAACATGGTAAGACAAAAAGGGCATATCAGCAACCACCATGGCTCTATTTACCCCTCTGGTAACCGCCTTTACATGGTGGATCATATCATCCATGGTTACGGGAATAGTTGAATCATAACCTAACACTACATTTCCCAATGAATCCCCGACTAAAATGGCATCAATACCGGCCTCATCCACAAGCTGGGCCAGCGGGTAATCATAAGCGGTAAGCATACTTATGGGCCGTCCTTCTGACTTTTTGGTTTTAAAAACGGCCGTGGTCACTTTACTATCTTTCATTAACTAGCATCTCCTTTGAAAGTTCTATATAATTTTTCTGCCTGCGCAACATTAATAGTACCCTTTTCCAACCCTACCTGCACTGTATAGTTGCCCAGCTGCCTATAAAGTTCCTTTTCCTGCGCACTCACCGCATTCAAGGCTTTCATGTGTCCTTCAATTGTAGTCACATCGCCCCGGGCGACTGGGCCGGTAAGCGCCTGAACAGGACCCTCCCGGTGAATATTCTCCACAGTGCCCCACACCAGAGGCAAAAGGGCTTCAAACGCTTCTTCCTTGGAGAGACCAAAGTTTTGATACACCCCGGTGGCCAAATGCATTACAGAGACTAAATAATTGGATGCTATGCAAGCAGCTGCATGATACAATCCTTTGTCCCTTGCTTTAATAACAAAACTTTTACCACCTAAATCTTCTACTATCTTTCTTCCCAAATTAACTGCATCATCGTCACCCTCCAGGGCAAAAAATGAGCCGGGTAAATTTTGCATTGCACCTTCCACTTCCGCAAAAGATTGCAAAGGGTGAAAACTAAGCACCTTTGCACCCGCTTCCGTCGCGCCCAAGAGCTCGGCCGCAGGATGGGCCCCACTGGTGTGAGCTACTATCTGTCCCGGCCTGTACCCGCCTTCGGAAGCAATCCCGGCCGATACCTGGCCTATTTCCCTGTCCGGGGTAGTGATAAAGACCAGGTCAGCTGTTTGGACAGCATGAGCACAATTTTCAAATACCGGACAATTTAAACGGTCAGCTAAATTTCTCGCAGAATCCGGTGTCCTGCTGGTTACTCCGGATACTGTGTACCCTTGATTATGTAACAGTATGGCCAGTGCAGAGCCTACTTTTCCCGCTCCAACCACCGCTATTGACGGGTTATTCATTCTCTGCTCCTTTCCGCCGGACAGACCACAATAGATAATGCACCAAAAGTATAAAAGCCCCCCGGGCACGCTCCGGAGGGCATAAATATGCCGTCTTTAAGTACCCGTCTCGGTCCACACCCGGCTCCAAGCGGAATCTATCTTCCATTTAATTATAAAAACAAACAGCGAGGTACGGTTCGCCAAGGATACCGCCCTTTATGTCACCAATTTTAACACATCGATTTTTAAGGGGCAATGGCAATTTGCAAAAACATTCAAATTTTTGATTTATACCTGTTTATTTGAGCACCGCGTTGATTTTTTAAGTAACCGATGATAAATTTTAATCGAAAGAAGGTGCTCTTATTATATGCAGTCACTAAAAATTGATAATGGTATTATAAAGGCAAAAAAGGCCCTAATGGGGCCAAGCCTGCACCCCGTAAAAAATATCCACCTGGAAATTACCGATGGGGTGCTCACCCAAGTTAAAGCCCATCCCACAGCCACAACAAGGGAGGTACTCAATGCCACGCACTCTACTTTGTTGCCCGGCCTTGTAGACTGCCACGTACACCTGGCATTAGACGGTATAAATTTTAAAGACTGCATGGAAAAATGGCATTCCCCCGGATTAATGGCATCACATATAAAGAAACAATTAAATGCAGGGTTGGAACAGGGCCTCACCTACTTTCGGGACGGGGGAGACCGCGGTGGTCAGGCCCTTACTTTTAAAAATTCAAGCCCTACAAACCTACCAATTAAAGCGTCTGGAGCAGCGCTACGCATACAAAAAATGTACGGAACTTTTTTGGGCCCCGGGCTAAAGAAAGAGCAGATAAAAGAGGCCATAGCTTTCCTTGCCGGAAAAAATGCTGACCCCATAAAGGTACTGGTATCCGGGATAGTTAGTTTCAAAGAATACGGAAGAGTTGGGCCGCAGCAGTTTGACTTGCCGTTATTACAGCAAATTGTTAACAGCGCCCGGAAAGAGGGACTCAAGGTTATGGCCCATGCCAATTCGGACGAAGCGGTCAAAATATGTATACAAGCCGGTGTTCATTCTGTGGAACATGGCTATTTCATTACCCACGATACCCTTAAAATGATGGCGGAAAAAGACATTTATTGGATTCCAACCATTGTACCGGTTGCCAATCAATTAAAGAAACCCTACCGTGACAGATTTACTAAGGACGAACTGTACGTTATAGAAAAAACCTACAAGCGACAACAGGAAATGCTCTGCTGGGCCTGCGAATGGGGAGTGACTGTAGGAGTAGGAACTGATGCAGGGGCTTCGGGGGTTATGCATGGAACAGGATTTCACGAAGAGCTCCAATTATATCGGAAGGCGGGGCTTTCATGCGAGACTATATTAAGAACTGCCACCATCAATGGTGCAAAACTTCTGGGGCTGGATTCAGGCTTGGAACAGGGAAAACCTCTTCGCTTTACGGCAGTGGCAGGAGACCCCTTGGAAGATTTAGATATTCTCAAGACGCCTGAGTATATTTGCTTGCATACCCCCTGCTAATTCATTTCCAAAAGAATATTAAAACCACCCGCAGAAAAAGATAAGTGAGGGTGGTTTTTATGATCTTCAAGCCCAAAAGGGTTTACTTTGAAAACACTGCCCGGGATTACCCCCTGGGAAAACAGTTATACGATTATTTCCAAGGCCAGGATGTGGAAGTAAAGATTATAGGCAGTCACAACAGGGTGACAGGCATCCCCGGCAAGACTCCTCAGCAAGCATACATGGAAGCCAAGCGCACGCTAGTGGTTGGGGTAAGGAGAACACTTAAGTTTTCACCTTGCAAACCGTCTGCCCACTACCAGCTGCCCATAAGTACCAGCTGCACAGGAAAATGTGAATACTGTTATCTAAACACCACACTGGGCAAGAAGCCATACATCAGGGTATATGTAAATGTAGACCAAATTTTGGATCAGACCCGTAAATACATCCAGGAACGAAAGCCGGAATTAACTTTGTTTGAAGGGGCGGCAACCTCAGATCCCGTACCTGTGGAAAGATATACAGGCTCATTAAAAAAGACTATTCAATTTTTCGGTGATCAGGAGTTGGGCAGGTTCCGCTTTGTCACCAAATTCACCGATATTGATTCACTTTTACACGTTGAGCACTGTGGGCATACCACTTTCCGCTTCAGCCTGAATACCGACCGGGTTATTAAAGACTACGAACA from Bacillota bacterium includes:
- a CDS encoding aspartate 1-decarboxylase; amino-acid sequence: MFVTMFKSKVHRATVTEANLNYVGSITIDADLLEAAGILPNEKVQIVNNNNGARLETYTIKGPRGSGVICLNGAAARLVQPGDSVIIISYAMMDQQEAVDFLPTVVLVDEQNNITEVIKEEIHGEEC
- the panB gene encoding 3-methyl-2-oxobutanoate hydroxymethyltransferase; protein product: MKDSKVTTAVFKTKKSEGRPISMLTAYDYPLAQLVDEAGIDAILVGDSLGNVVLGYDSTIPVTMDDMIHHVKAVTRGVNRAMVVADMPFLSYHVSTADAIRNAGRLMQEAGAQAVKLEGGQEVAGTIKAITDAGIPVMGHLGLTPQSVHQMGGYKVQGKDEKAAQKLLADARAVEEAGAFSLVLECVPSPLAKLITSKLGIATIGIGAGADCDGQVLVAHDLIGLVGGFSPKFAKRYINVREDIKGAMQTFRQEVEEKSFPAGEHQFGMDEEVIKKLY
- a CDS encoding amidohydrolase family protein, with protein sequence MQSLKIDNGIIKAKKALMGPSLHPVKNIHLEITDGVLTQVKAHPTATTREVLNATHSTLLPGLVDCHVHLALDGINFKDCMEKWHSPGLMASHIKKQLNAGLEQGLTYFRDGGDRGGQALTFKNSSPTNLPIKASGAALRIQKMYGTFLGPGLKKEQIKEAIAFLAGKNADPIKVLVSGIVSFKEYGRVGPQQFDLPLLQQIVNSARKEGLKVMAHANSDEAVKICIQAGVHSVEHGYFITHDTLKMMAEKDIYWIPTIVPVANQLKKPYRDRFTKDELYVIEKTYKRQQEMLCWACEWGVTVGVGTDAGASGVMHGTGFHEELQLYRKAGLSCETILRTATINGAKLLGLDSGLEQGKPLRFTAVAGDPLEDLDILKTPEYICLHTPC
- the dusB gene encoding tRNA dihydrouridine synthase DusB, which produces MHIGSVTLKNPVVAAPMAGVTDRAFRILAQKAGCALVYTEMINAQALVHNNVKTWRLLNSVDEKWPVSVQIFGNSPQIMAEAAKVVAKRGAAIIDLNMGCPTPKIVKNGEGAALMKSPSLAAEIVRAVVLAVDLPVTVKIRKGWNEENVNAVEVAIAVEKSGASGVAVHGRTREQFYGGHADWSIIKDVKKAVSIPVIGNGDICTPQDAKKMIDDTGCDAVMIGRAALGYPWIFNQVVDFMQSGTFSPGPDVTEKMAMALYHLELMIEDKGESALWEMRKHVAWYAKGMPGAARFREQVNKTKTLLELKQLMTWNGQAK
- the splB gene encoding spore photoproduct lyase, whose translation is MIFKPKRVYFENTARDYPLGKQLYDYFQGQDVEVKIIGSHNRVTGIPGKTPQQAYMEAKRTLVVGVRRTLKFSPCKPSAHYQLPISTSCTGKCEYCYLNTTLGKKPYIRVYVNVDQILDQTRKYIQERKPELTLFEGAATSDPVPVERYTGSLKKTIQFFGDQELGRFRFVTKFTDIDSLLHVEHCGHTTFRFSLNTDRVIKDYEHDTPRAGERVEAAGKVARADYPLGFLIAPIFIYDQWEKDYLTLLQSLRETLPSNVKNISFELITHRFTARAKNRILEVFPQTTLPMEEKERKFKYGQFGYGKYIYTKEEMNDIKKFFANHIESIFPGAEIKYLV
- a CDS encoding DUF2520 domain-containing protein — its product is MNNPSIAVVGAGKVGSALAILLHNQGYTVSGVTSRTPDSARNLADRLNCPVFENCAHAVQTADLVFITTPDREIGQVSAGIASEGGYRPGQIVAHTSGAHPAAELLGATEAGAKVLSFHPLQSFAEVEGAMQNLPGSFFALEGDDDAVNLGRKIVEDLGGKSFVIKARDKGLYHAAACIASNYLVSVMHLATGVYQNFGLSKEEAFEALLPLVWGTVENIHREGPVQALTGPVARGDVTTIEGHMKALNAVSAQEKELYRQLGNYTVQVGLEKGTINVAQAEKLYRTFKGDAS
- a CDS encoding biotin--[acetyl-CoA-carboxylase] ligase, with the protein product MTLRTDLLQLLKNNGDHYISGEQICRQLGVSRTAVWKHMEALRKMDYVIEARSNAGYRLVSVPDRLYPEEVQTDLETSVMGSEVRYSAGVVSTNENAKEWAREGAPDGAVYIAEEQGVGKGRLGRGWFSPRGRGLWFSIVVRPQINPVDVPQITLVAAVAVAAAINEQTGLVPGIKWPNDLLAGKGKLCGILTEMNADMERIQHIVIGIGLNVNIYQEDIPRELQGVITSIAMETGRKINRVQLLQAILRQMDCWYQIWISSGFNAILEKWKQWNVTLGQRVQVSTLKEVVEGVAEDVDETGALVVRLNDGNCKRFLAGEVSLRGKK
- a CDS encoding biotin transporter BioY; amino-acid sequence: MKNLSARDMVLVSMFAALAAAGAIVFRWLGAALVPFSIVPFVVVLAGCILGPRLAALSMFLYMLIGLVGVPVFETAPFGTPAYVIKPTFGFIMGFIPAAYVTGRVVHGSNAPGIARYVAGTLAGTAVLYIVGLPYLYLILNFYMGQSFPVMTVLQIGFIPFVLWDIMKAVIAAGLARAVQRRLFPDSYNMQESGS
- a CDS encoding type III pantothenate kinase; the encoded protein is MLLVFDVGNTNTVLGIFKNSELVVDWRLSTARNRTADEYGMLLRDLFASQELSFAQIDAVVISSVVPPLNFSLEQMCKKYFDLQPVLVGPGIKTGMPIKYENPREVGADRIVNAVACYETYGGPLIIVDFGTATTFCAISARGEYLGGAIAPGMGISTEALFSRAAKLPRVEISKPPSVIGKTTVNSMQSGIFYGFVGQVDEIVRRMKTEMKSEPTVIATGGLADLIFTASNTINKVDQMLTLTGLRIVYERNKY
- a CDS encoding pantoate--beta-alanine ligase, which gives rise to MKVCRSIGEIKSFVRSAKSSGNTIGLVPTMGYFHQGHLSLMRLARQECQIVVVSLFVNPTQFGPGEDLLAYPKDFERDVDMASREGVDVIFSPEPEEMYPPGYQTYVEVGEITTPLCGRSRPGHFRGVATVVNKLFHLVEPDRAYFGQKDAQQVMVIKQMVRDLNMNVEIVNAPIVREDDGLAMSSRNVYLSTAERKTATVLSRSLQGAEHAVNNGETDALTLRKQITEKIKSESMADIDYVEILSIPNLEPIQVLHGQVLIALAVRFGKTRLIDNTIVEV